One genomic region from Zhongshania sp. R06B22 encodes:
- a CDS encoding DNA-directed RNA polymerase subunit alpha has protein sequence MQSAVNEFLTPRVIQVEEFGQTRAKVTLEPLERGFGHTLGNALRRILLSSMPGCAVTEVEIDGVLHEYSAMEGVQEDVIEILLNLKEVAVIMHGKDQATLVLNKKGPGVVTAGDIQTDHEIEIVNTDHVIANLNDDGEINMRLTIARGRGYVPADARDNAEEESRSIGRLQLDASYSPISRVSYVVESARVEQRTDLDKLVLDLETNGTIDPEEAIRRAATILQQQLAVFVDLESEGENEPSREENEVDPILLRPVDDLELTVRSANCLKAENIYYIGDLVQRTEVELLKTPNLGKKSLTEIKDVLASRGLSLGLRLDNWPPASLRNDDRVLA, from the coding sequence ATGCAAAGTGCTGTCAATGAATTTCTAACTCCACGTGTTATCCAAGTTGAAGAATTTGGACAAACTCGTGCGAAGGTGACCCTTGAGCCACTAGAGCGTGGATTTGGTCACACCTTGGGTAATGCTTTGCGCCGTATTTTGCTTTCTTCTATGCCGGGATGTGCGGTAACTGAAGTAGAGATCGACGGTGTGTTGCACGAATACAGTGCTATGGAAGGTGTACAGGAAGACGTTATCGAAATCCTGCTTAACCTGAAAGAAGTTGCTGTGATCATGCACGGTAAAGATCAAGCTACCTTAGTTCTTAACAAAAAAGGCCCTGGCGTAGTCACTGCCGGCGATATTCAAACTGATCATGAGATTGAAATCGTTAATACTGACCACGTTATAGCGAATCTGAACGATGATGGCGAGATTAATATGCGCCTTACCATCGCTCGCGGTCGCGGTTATGTGCCAGCTGATGCTCGGGATAACGCTGAAGAAGAGTCTCGTTCAATTGGTCGCCTGCAGCTAGATGCTAGTTACAGCCCGATCAGCCGTGTTAGCTACGTAGTAGAGAGCGCGCGTGTTGAACAGCGTACCGACCTTGATAAATTGGTCTTGGATCTTGAGACCAATGGCACTATCGATCCTGAAGAAGCAATTCGTCGTGCAGCAACAATTCTGCAGCAGCAGCTCGCAGTGTTTGTTGATCTGGAAAGCGAAGGTGAGAACGAGCCTTCACGCGAAGAGAACGAGGTAGATCCTATTCTGCTGCGTCCGGTTGATGATCTTGAATTGACTGTGCGTTCAGCTAACTGCTTGAAAGCAGAAAATATCTACTACATCGGTGACTTGGTGCAGCGTACAGAAGTTGAACTTCTCAAGACGCCAAACCTTGGTAAGAAATCACTGACAGAAATTAAAGATGTATTGGCGTCACGCGGGTTGTCTTTGGGTTTACGCCTAGATAACTGGCCGCCAGCAAGTCTTAGAAACGACGACCGAGTTCTTGCGTAA
- the moaB gene encoding molybdenum cofactor biosynthesis protein B, with translation MSSDSEFVPLNIAVLTVSDTRDENSDSSGKFLLEALTGAGHSLADKQIVKDDIYQIRAVMSAWIYREDVQVVLVTGGTGFSGRDSTPEAVSVLFDKQIDGFGEVFRARSLQEIGSSTIQSRALAGLANNTVIFCVPGSTGACKTAWHGVICEQLDSRHRPCNFVGVLKTRQDMEA, from the coding sequence ATGAGTAGTGATAGCGAGTTTGTGCCGCTGAATATTGCGGTATTAACGGTTTCAGATACCCGCGATGAAAACAGTGATAGCTCAGGTAAGTTTTTACTTGAGGCGCTGACGGGTGCAGGTCATTCACTTGCTGACAAACAGATAGTAAAAGACGATATTTATCAAATTCGAGCGGTGATGTCTGCGTGGATCTACCGTGAAGATGTTCAAGTAGTATTGGTGACGGGTGGCACGGGCTTCTCCGGTCGGGATTCGACACCAGAGGCGGTTTCGGTGTTATTTGACAAGCAGATTGACGGCTTTGGCGAAGTGTTCCGTGCTAGGTCTTTACAGGAAATTGGATCTTCTACGATTCAGTCCCGCGCCTTAGCTGGTCTGGCAAATAATACCGTTATATTTTGTGTGCCGGGCTCCACTGGTGCGTGTAAAACGGCTTGGCATGGCGTTATTTGTGAGCAGTTAGATAGCAGGCACCGTCCATGTAACTTCGTAGGTGTTCTAAAAACCCGCCAAGATATGGAGGCTTAA
- the rpsD gene encoding 30S ribosomal protein S4: MARYLGPSCKLSRREGTDLFLKSGVRPLDSKCKAETAPGMHGARRGRLSDYGVQLREKQKVRRMYGVLEKQFRAYYTKAARRKGATGENLLQLLEGRLDNVVYRIGFGSTRAESRQLVSHKSVLVNGKTVNVPSYQVQAGDVVSVREKSKVQLRIQSAIALAAQRGDVSWIDINATKMEGVFKNAPDRSDLSSEINEQLIVELYSK, translated from the coding sequence ATGGCTAGATATTTGGGCCCAAGCTGTAAATTATCCAGACGGGAAGGTACTGACCTTTTCTTGAAGAGTGGTGTTCGTCCGCTGGATTCTAAGTGTAAAGCTGAAACTGCACCCGGTATGCACGGTGCACGTCGTGGTCGTCTTTCTGACTACGGTGTTCAGTTGCGTGAAAAACAAAAAGTTCGTCGTATGTACGGCGTGTTAGAAAAGCAATTCCGTGCTTACTATACAAAAGCTGCTCGTCGTAAAGGCGCGACAGGTGAGAACCTGCTGCAACTTTTGGAAGGCCGTTTAGATAACGTGGTTTATCGTATCGGTTTTGGCTCTACACGTGCCGAGTCACGTCAGTTAGTGTCACATAAATCAGTATTGGTAAATGGCAAGACAGTTAACGTACCGTCTTACCAAGTGCAGGCTGGTGATGTTGTTAGTGTTCGTGAGAAATCCAAAGTCCAGTTGCGGATTCAATCTGCAATTGCTCTTGCTGCGCAGCGTGGCGATGTTTCTTGGATTGATATAAATGCCACCAAAATGGAAGGTGTTTTCAAGAATGCTCCAGATCGTAGCGACTTGTCTTCTGAGATCAACGAGCAACTGATCGTTGAGCTTTACTCGAAGTAA
- the ssb gene encoding single-stranded DNA-binding protein, producing the protein MARGVNKVILVGNLGQDPETRYMPSGGAVTNITVATSETWKDKQSGQPQERTEWHRVVFFNRIAEIAGEFLKKGSKVYIEGSLRTRKWQDQGGQDRYTTEIVAAEMQMLDGRGGSGGGDNYNEGGGYPSQAPAQAKAAPSQAPRRAAPAPQQNQAPAPSAPPAGGFDDFDDDIPF; encoded by the coding sequence ATGGCGCGTGGAGTGAATAAAGTTATTCTGGTTGGGAACTTAGGCCAGGATCCTGAAACCCGTTATATGCCATCTGGCGGCGCGGTAACTAATATTACTGTTGCGACCAGTGAAACGTGGAAAGATAAGCAAAGCGGTCAGCCCCAAGAGCGCACTGAGTGGCACCGAGTGGTATTTTTTAACCGCATCGCCGAGATTGCTGGTGAGTTTCTAAAAAAAGGCTCAAAGGTTTATATTGAGGGCTCATTGCGCACCCGGAAATGGCAGGATCAGGGTGGACAAGATCGTTATACCACTGAGATTGTTGCTGCAGAAATGCAGATGCTCGATGGTCGCGGCGGCTCTGGCGGTGGCGATAACTATAATGAGGGTGGTGGCTATCCCTCTCAGGCTCCTGCGCAGGCAAAGGCAGCACCGTCTCAGGCTCCGCGTCGGGCGGCGCCTGCGCCACAGCAAAATCAGGCGCCGGCACCAAGCGCGCCACCAGCCGGTGGCTTTGATGATTTTGATGATGATATTCCGTTCTAA
- the rplQ gene encoding 50S ribosomal protein L17 produces the protein MRHRHSGRQLNRNSSHRKAMFRNMTASLVEHEMIKTTLPKAKELRGYAEPLITLSKVDSVANRRLAFARLRCNAAVGKLFTDLGPRYEGRPGGYIRIMKCGLRTGDKAPMAYVELVDRPVVEEADDE, from the coding sequence ATGCGTCATCGTCATAGTGGCCGTCAATTAAACCGTAATAGCTCTCATCGTAAAGCGATGTTCCGCAACATGACGGCGTCGTTGGTTGAGCACGAAATGATTAAAACAACCCTGCCAAAAGCAAAGGAACTGCGTGGTTATGCAGAACCTTTGATTACACTTTCTAAGGTAGATAGTGTAGCTAATCGCCGTCTTGCGTTCGCGCGTTTACGTTGCAATGCTGCGGTAGGTAAATTATTTACTGATCTTGGTCCTCGTTACGAAGGTCGTCCCGGCGGCTATATCCGTATTATGAAATGCGGTCTGCGTACTGGCGACAAGGCACCAATGGCTTACGTAGAGTTGGTTGATCGTCCAGTGGTAGAAGAAGCTGACGACGAGTAA
- the uvrA gene encoding excinuclease ABC subunit UvrA encodes MDRIIVRGARTHNLKNIDIDIPRDKLVVITGLSGSGKSSLAFDTLYAEGQRRYVESLSTYARQFLSMMEKPDVDHIEGLSPAISIEQKSTSHNPRSTVGTITEIYDYLRLLFARAGEPRCPDHNTALSAQTVSQMVDTVLALPEGSKMMLLAPVVQNRKGEHLHTFEKLRSQGFVRARINGIVTDLDDLPTLDKNKKHSIEVVVDRFKVRDDIGQRLAESFETALELTDGVAGVADMDDTKAPELVFSSKFACPQCGYSLAELEPRLFSFNSPLGACSSCDGLGVKQFFDASRIIQHPEASLSTGAIRGWDRRSVYYFHMLTSLADHYGFDVDAPFESLSEEHRSRILFGSDAEEISFTYINDRGDNFQRKHPFEGVIPNMDRRYKDTESQTVREELSKFLNTQSCPDCSGTRLRKEARNVFILDHTLPEIAAMPVGAAREYFTTLRLEGRQAQIAEKILKEINDRLRFLVDVGLNYLTLDRSADTLSGGEAQRIRLASQIGAGLVGVMYILDEPSIGLHQRDNERLLKTLRHLRDIGNTVIVVEHDEDAIRTADHIIDIGPGAGVHGGRVIAQGKIDDILNSPESLTGQYLSGKKAIAIPEKRNPFNPEKTLHIKGATGNNLQNVDLTLPLGLMTCITGVSGSGKSTLINHTLYPVAATELNGATTLTPAAHESVTGLNNVDKCIDIDQSPIGRTPRSNPATYTGIFTPIRELFAGTQEARSRGYKVGRFSFNVKGGRCEACQGDGVTKVEMHFLPDIYVACEVCSSQRYNRETLEILYKAKNIHEVLDMTVEDANQFFENVPSISKKLQTLMDVGLSYIRLGQAATTLSGGEAQRVKLARELSKRDTGKTLYILDEPTTGLHFEDIQLLLTVLHRLRDHGNTVVVIEHNLDVIKTADWIVDLGPEGGSGGGLIIAEGTPEDVASMPQSHTGHFLADVLNLAAARKVAAGG; translated from the coding sequence ATGGATCGGATTATCGTTCGCGGTGCCCGCACCCACAATTTAAAAAATATTGATATCGATATTCCCCGCGACAAACTGGTGGTTATTACCGGCTTGTCCGGGTCAGGGAAATCTTCCCTCGCCTTCGACACCCTTTACGCGGAAGGCCAGCGGCGCTACGTAGAATCGCTATCTACCTATGCACGGCAATTTTTGTCGATGATGGAAAAGCCCGACGTCGATCACATTGAAGGCTTATCTCCCGCGATATCCATAGAACAGAAATCGACCTCGCACAACCCGCGCTCTACTGTTGGCACAATCACGGAAATATACGACTACCTGCGCTTATTGTTTGCCCGCGCAGGCGAGCCACGCTGCCCAGACCACAACACCGCACTGTCGGCGCAAACCGTTAGCCAAATGGTCGATACGGTGCTGGCCCTGCCGGAAGGCAGCAAGATGATGCTACTCGCCCCCGTTGTGCAAAATCGCAAGGGAGAGCACTTACATACCTTTGAAAAACTTAGGAGCCAAGGATTTGTTCGAGCGCGCATTAATGGCATCGTCACAGATCTGGATGATCTACCTACCTTAGACAAGAACAAAAAACATTCCATTGAAGTGGTCGTAGATCGATTTAAAGTTCGTGACGATATTGGCCAACGCCTCGCTGAGTCATTTGAAACCGCACTCGAACTGACCGATGGCGTGGCAGGTGTTGCCGATATGGACGACACCAAAGCCCCGGAATTAGTTTTCTCTTCTAAATTTGCCTGCCCACAATGTGGCTATAGCTTGGCAGAATTAGAACCACGACTATTTTCGTTTAACAGCCCTCTCGGCGCATGCAGCAGCTGCGATGGCCTGGGTGTGAAGCAGTTTTTTGACGCCAGCAGAATTATCCAACACCCGGAGGCCAGTCTTTCCACTGGCGCGATTCGCGGCTGGGATCGTCGCAGCGTATATTATTTTCACATGCTAACCTCGCTCGCAGATCACTACGGCTTCGACGTGGACGCCCCATTTGAATCACTAAGCGAAGAACACCGCAGTCGAATTCTATTTGGCAGCGACGCCGAAGAAATTAGCTTTACCTATATCAACGACCGCGGCGATAACTTTCAACGCAAACACCCTTTTGAAGGCGTCATCCCCAATATGGATAGACGCTATAAAGATACTGAATCTCAAACGGTGCGCGAGGAACTAAGTAAATTCCTAAACACCCAGTCTTGCCCAGATTGCTCCGGCACACGCTTAAGAAAGGAAGCGCGCAACGTATTTATTCTCGACCACACCCTTCCTGAAATCGCCGCTATGCCTGTCGGCGCAGCACGCGAGTATTTCACCACGCTAAGGCTAGAGGGCCGACAAGCTCAAATTGCCGAGAAAATACTAAAAGAAATTAACGACCGCCTGCGCTTCTTGGTCGATGTGGGGCTGAACTATCTCACCCTAGACCGCAGCGCTGACACTCTATCGGGCGGCGAAGCCCAAAGAATCAGGCTAGCAAGCCAAATTGGCGCAGGGCTGGTGGGCGTAATGTATATCCTAGACGAACCGTCAATTGGGCTACATCAACGCGACAACGAAAGACTGTTGAAAACCCTCCGGCATCTTCGTGATATTGGCAATACCGTTATTGTGGTTGAACACGACGAAGACGCCATCCGCACTGCTGACCACATTATCGACATCGGTCCCGGCGCGGGCGTGCATGGCGGTAGAGTCATCGCGCAGGGTAAAATCGACGATATCTTGAATAGCCCCGAGTCGCTGACAGGCCAATACCTATCAGGTAAAAAGGCCATTGCCATTCCAGAAAAACGTAATCCGTTTAATCCAGAAAAAACGCTGCACATAAAAGGTGCCACCGGAAACAACCTCCAAAATGTTGACCTTACTCTGCCGCTTGGACTAATGACTTGCATCACCGGGGTCTCGGGGTCAGGGAAGTCGACACTGATCAATCACACCCTATACCCTGTTGCCGCAACCGAGCTCAACGGCGCAACAACATTAACGCCAGCGGCCCACGAGTCCGTCACCGGGCTTAACAACGTCGACAAATGTATCGACATCGACCAGAGCCCCATCGGTCGTACGCCAAGATCAAATCCCGCCACCTACACTGGCATTTTCACACCAATCCGCGAATTATTTGCCGGAACCCAAGAAGCACGCTCACGCGGATACAAAGTCGGCCGCTTTAGCTTTAACGTAAAAGGCGGCCGCTGCGAAGCCTGCCAAGGCGACGGCGTTACCAAAGTGGAAATGCACTTCCTACCTGATATTTATGTCGCCTGCGAGGTATGTAGTAGCCAACGCTACAATCGCGAAACACTGGAAATATTATACAAAGCAAAGAACATCCATGAAGTCCTAGATATGACCGTGGAGGATGCCAACCAGTTCTTCGAGAACGTGCCCTCGATCAGTAAAAAGCTCCAGACCCTTATGGACGTTGGCTTAAGCTATATACGCCTAGGACAAGCCGCAACCACCTTATCCGGCGGTGAAGCGCAGCGTGTCAAACTGGCCCGCGAGCTCTCGAAACGCGACACCGGTAAAACCCTTTATATTCTCGACGAGCCCACCACGGGTTTGCACTTTGAAGACATTCAATTACTCCTCACCGTGCTACATCGCTTACGCGACCATGGCAATACGGTCGTCGTTATCGAGCATAATCTGGATGTTATTAAAACTGCCGACTGGATCGTCGACTTGGGCCCGGAAGGCGGCAGCGGTGGCGGCTTAATTATTGCCGAAGGCACGCCGGAGGATGTCGCCTCAATGCCGCAATCTCACACCGGACACTTTCTCGCAGACGTTCTTAATCTTGCGGCCGCACGCAAGGTCGCAGCGGGGGGCTGA
- a CDS encoding sugar nucleotide-binding protein — protein sequence MVIDIDDLHTFDTALLRDAIVIDADVLARCQLIDGVSDDCHTRRLTARESVLQSCRALEAPYLFLSDGRVFDGIEQSHDYLEADDLVPASSAGKQFAEIEDLVMSVAGQGVILRTGPLIAEEEGNFLGDCLVTMREGKVLALNDSLMSCPTPVADIARVVSGMVDQLSCGAPCCGVYHYNSSGVASAYEFAEVVCAFASQFVAPVADIAVDDAGVTWTPSVPVLSCGKVLQHFGIKQLPWRAYLPRMVRAVCEGVSK from the coding sequence GTGGTTATTGATATAGATGATTTACATACCTTTGATACGGCGTTGCTGCGCGACGCGATAGTGATTGACGCGGATGTTCTTGCGCGCTGCCAGCTTATTGATGGGGTGTCTGATGATTGTCATACCCGAAGGCTGACTGCGCGTGAAAGTGTGCTGCAATCGTGCCGGGCGTTGGAAGCTCCCTATCTCTTTCTCAGTGACGGCAGGGTGTTCGATGGTATTGAGCAGTCCCATGATTACTTGGAGGCCGACGACCTTGTGCCGGCAAGCTCGGCGGGAAAGCAATTTGCGGAGATTGAGGATTTGGTGATGAGTGTTGCTGGGCAGGGGGTAATACTGCGCACCGGTCCTTTAATTGCTGAAGAAGAAGGTAATTTTCTCGGCGACTGCCTGGTCACAATGCGAGAAGGTAAGGTGCTAGCGCTAAATGATTCTTTAATGAGTTGTCCTACACCGGTGGCTGATATAGCGCGAGTTGTGTCGGGCATGGTTGATCAGTTGAGTTGCGGTGCGCCCTGTTGTGGGGTTTATCATTACAATAGCAGTGGTGTGGCCAGTGCTTACGAGTTTGCCGAGGTCGTTTGCGCGTTTGCTTCTCAGTTTGTGGCGCCTGTCGCCGATATTGCGGTGGACGATGCGGGTGTCACTTGGACGCCTAGTGTACCGGTGCTGTCTTGCGGTAAGGTCTTGCAACATTTTGGTATAAAGCAGTTGCCTTGGCGGGCCTACCTGCCGCGTATGGTGCGAGCAGTATGTGAAGGGGTGAGTAAATGA
- a CDS encoding MFS transporter yields the protein MNHHTMSAAERRSVASLATLYAFRMLGLFMLLPVLSLYAGEYDHSTPVLVGLALGIYGLGQAALQVPLGMLSDRIGRKPVIIAGLLLFAAGGIVAASADNIITVILGRLLQGTGAIASTLTALLADLTREQHRTKAMAAIGVSIGVSFALAMVIGPLAAAAVGVSGLFLLTSLLAVIGVFITLWLVPTPDVGGLNADSQSLRGLLGRCLHDSDLMRLNLGIFSLHAMLMAIFVAVPGLLEEQGLIRDDHWKMYLPVMLVAFIAMVPLIILAEKYNRMKQIFLSAITAIIVVLSAAIWFAHDYWYLIVMITIFFVAFNLLEASLPSLVSKTVYPGGKGTAMGVYSTFQFLGAFFGGALGGGLLGLWGGSALFIGAAILAGVWLLVAWGMAVPAKADNLVLAWKFGTWDAAALRQEVLLMPGALDITVLESEQLAYLRVSQDFDPASLPAGIRLGS from the coding sequence TTGAATCATCACACGATGAGCGCAGCTGAGCGTCGTTCTGTCGCTTCTCTGGCGACATTGTATGCGTTTAGAATGCTCGGCTTATTTATGCTGTTGCCGGTATTGAGCTTGTACGCAGGTGAATATGACCATAGTACGCCGGTGCTAGTCGGTTTGGCACTGGGGATTTATGGCTTGGGGCAAGCGGCGCTGCAAGTACCCTTGGGCATGCTGTCGGACCGGATTGGTCGCAAGCCGGTCATTATTGCCGGCCTACTACTTTTCGCCGCCGGTGGTATTGTGGCCGCGAGTGCTGACAATATTATTACCGTTATTCTTGGCCGCTTGCTGCAGGGCACTGGGGCAATTGCTAGTACCTTGACCGCATTACTTGCCGACTTAACCCGTGAGCAGCACCGAACCAAGGCAATGGCGGCGATTGGGGTTAGCATTGGGGTGTCTTTTGCGCTAGCGATGGTCATAGGGCCATTAGCTGCGGCAGCGGTTGGAGTGTCGGGTTTATTTTTACTCACTTCATTGTTAGCTGTGATTGGTGTGTTTATTACCCTGTGGTTGGTGCCAACCCCGGACGTCGGTGGTTTGAATGCCGATAGCCAATCATTGCGTGGCTTACTGGGTCGCTGCTTGCATGATAGTGATTTAATGCGCCTGAATCTTGGTATTTTTTCTTTGCATGCGATGTTGATGGCGATATTTGTGGCAGTGCCAGGGCTGCTTGAGGAGCAAGGCCTGATTCGGGATGACCATTGGAAGATGTATTTGCCGGTTATGTTGGTGGCCTTTATCGCGATGGTCCCACTTATTATTCTTGCCGAAAAATACAATCGTATGAAGCAGATATTCCTGTCAGCGATTACGGCAATTATTGTAGTGCTATCTGCGGCGATATGGTTTGCCCATGACTATTGGTATTTAATTGTCATGATTACGATATTTTTTGTCGCCTTCAACCTGCTTGAAGCGTCGCTGCCATCTCTAGTAAGTAAAACGGTTTATCCCGGCGGCAAGGGCACCGCTATGGGGGTGTATTCTACCTTTCAGTTTTTAGGCGCTTTTTTTGGTGGTGCCTTGGGTGGTGGTTTGTTGGGTCTTTGGGGTGGTTCGGCCCTATTTATAGGCGCCGCGATTTTAGCCGGAGTTTGGTTGCTGGTGGCTTGGGGTATGGCGGTTCCTGCCAAAGCAGATAATTTAGTTTTGGCTTGGAAGTTTGGGACATGGGATGCGGCGGCATTGCGTCAAGAGGTATTACTTATGCCGGGCGCCCTTGATATAACCGTGCTAGAAAGTGAACAGTTAGCCTACTTGCGTGTTAGCCAGGACTTTGACCCTGCGTCACTGCCTGCGGGCATACGGCTCGGCAGCTAA